TGCTCAGGCGTTAAAAGAGTTCCCGCAAATGAACTCTATGTGGGCGGGAGATAAAATCATTCAGAAAAAGGACATTAACATCTCAATTGCTGTCGCAACAGATGATGCACTGTTTGTTCCGGTAATTAAGCATGCAGATGAAAAAACGATCAAAGGCATCGGCCGTGAGATCAATGAGCTGGCAGGCAAAGTACGTGCCGGCAAGCTGAAGTCTGAAGATATGCAGGGCGGAACGTTTACGGTGAATAATACCGGTTCATTCGGATCTGTACAGTCTATGGGCATCATTAATCACCCGCAGGCTGCCATCCTTCAGGTTGAATCCATTGTCAAGCGTCCGGTTGTGATGAACAATGGTATGATCGCTGTCAGAGATATGGTAAACCTCTGTCTGTCACTCGATCACCGCGTTCTTGATGGTCTTGTCTGCGGACGATTCCTTCAGCGTGTAAAGGAAATCCTTGAAAATACATCTGAAAACACTTCCGTTTATTAATGAATAGAAGCCGGCCGCATGAGTGCGACCGGCTCTTCTTTTCAATGAAAGGTTTTTTCATTATACTGAAGGTAGCGCATGATCCATTATCGCTGCTCAAAAATGAAAACGATTACAAGGGAGGGAGCTGCATTTGCAGCACGGCTATGAACAACAGGGATACAACTTTTCCGGTCCACTCATTGCAGGACTGGGAAAAGAGTGCAGAAGCGGCGCTCAAGGGGAAACCGCTTCACAGCATACATAAAAAGACCATTGATGGGATTCATATTAATCCTTTATATACAGAACGACCGGAGATACCTGAGAACCATCCGGCCAGAACGTGGAAAAGTGAGTCAGGGTTTAAAATCACGCAGCGTGTGAATGGACTCCATCCAGACGTGGCATTAAACAGGCTGAAGAGTGAGCTTGAAAAAGGCACAGAAGTCCTATCAGCTGAACGCTTTGAGCATTGGACGGCTGCTGATGCAGAAAAATCGCTGAATCTGATGGAAAACCCGAACGTTTACCTGATTTTAGACGAAAAAGCTATCGGCTGGCATGAAGCCATTCTTTCGTCAGCTAAACAAATTGAAGGTGTTTTCGGAATCAATGCACATTCTGCCTTAACTGGAGATAAGAAGGACGGGAACTGGTTTAAACCGTGGGTTCAACTTGATGAATCTCATCCTGTACTGAGAACGATTCCTTTAACAGCTGTGCGCTGGCATAACGAGGGAGCAGGTATTGTACAGGAATTAGCTGTTGTGCTCGCGCAGGCAGCTGAATGGATAGAGATAGCTGAATCTTTTGGATGGGATCCACAGAAAACCTTCTCAAAAATGCACGCGTCATTTTCAACAGGATCCGCCTTTTTCAGTGAAATTGCTAAAATCAGGGCGTTCCGGGTGTTATGGAAGCATTTCGTTTCCTATTATGGGATGGATCAGGCAATCACGATTGGCAGTGAGACTTCTGCTTTTACAAAGAGCTCTCAGGATCAGCACGTCAATCTTTTAAGAGCGGGTAATGAAGCTTTTGCAGCCGTTCTTGCCGGCGTGGATTATTTGTATACGGCACCATACGAGCAATCTGCAGACCCTTCTCCTCAAGCTTCCCGGGCCGCAAGAAATCTCCAGCTCATTTTGAAAGAGGAAATGTTCCTGCAGCACATCCAGGATCCGGCTGGCGGGTCTTACTATATTGAACATCTGACGAAGGAGCTGGCGGAAAAAGCGTGGGAGATGTTTTGTGATATGCAAAAACGCGGCAGCTATTCTGACCTCGTGAAAGACGGCTGGCTGGAGAAAAAAGTGGATGAAATCTGGTCAAAGAGAGACCAGAATGTGAGAACGCGCAAAACAACGATTGTCGGCATGAACCGCTATGCCGAGTTATCGAAAAATGCGACCCCTGCAGACAACAGACGTACCATCGGTCAGTCTTGGGATCAATTAATCAGACGGGTTCAGCAGGAAAAGACCAGATCTGTTTCCCTCGTAACAATGGGAGAGTTAAAAGACTATAAACCACGGGCAGACTTTGTAAAAGGTGTATTTGCAGCTGCCGGAGTTAAAGTGGACGAAAATGATCATAAAGCGGATGTCCTCATTGCCTGTGGCAGTAATGACATTTACAAAGAGCATTTAACAAACCTTTTAAGCGAGAAGAACCGACATCAGAAGCTCTTTGCTGCTGGGAATGTTCAGGATGTTTATCCTGATCTCGACGGTTCCGTCTATGAAGGTCTTGATATGATTGACTTTCTTGAAAAGGTTTTATTTGAAGGGGAAGGAGAGGAAGAGAATGCCTGAATTTAATCAGTCTTCATTTAATTACACAAACATAAAAGAAACGCTGTCGCTTAAGGAAAGTGAAATGCTGACGAACGAAGAAATAAAGATTAAGGATTACTATACGGAAGCTGATATCAAGTCGGCAAAGCATATGCAGGATCTTCCGGGCCTCGCTCCTTTCACGAGAGGACCTTATCCGACCATGTATACGAGCCGTCCATGGACGATCAGACAGTATGCCGGGTTCTCGACGGCAGAAGAAAGTAATGCATTTTACAGACGGAATCTTGAAATGGGTCAAAAAGGATTGTCGGTTGCGTTTGATCTGGCTACCCACAGAGGATATGATTCCGATCATCCAAGAGTAACCGGTGATGTTGGAAAAGCTGGTGTGGCGATTGATTCTGTTGAGGATATGAAGATTCTTTTTGACGGTATTCCGCTTGACCAGATGTCAGTATCCATGACAATGAACGGAGCCGTGCTGCCGATTAT
The nucleotide sequence above comes from Jeotgalibacillus aurantiacus. Encoded proteins:
- a CDS encoding methylmalonyl-CoA mutase family protein encodes the protein MNNRDTTFPVHSLQDWEKSAEAALKGKPLHSIHKKTIDGIHINPLYTERPEIPENHPARTWKSESGFKITQRVNGLHPDVALNRLKSELEKGTEVLSAERFEHWTAADAEKSLNLMENPNVYLILDEKAIGWHEAILSSAKQIEGVFGINAHSALTGDKKDGNWFKPWVQLDESHPVLRTIPLTAVRWHNEGAGIVQELAVVLAQAAEWIEIAESFGWDPQKTFSKMHASFSTGSAFFSEIAKIRAFRVLWKHFVSYYGMDQAITIGSETSAFTKSSQDQHVNLLRAGNEAFAAVLAGVDYLYTAPYEQSADPSPQASRAARNLQLILKEEMFLQHIQDPAGGSYYIEHLTKELAEKAWEMFCDMQKRGSYSDLVKDGWLEKKVDEIWSKRDQNVRTRKTTIVGMNRYAELSKNATPADNRRTIGQSWDQLIRRVQQEKTRSVSLVTMGELKDYKPRADFVKGVFAAAGVKVDENDHKADVLIACGSNDIYKEHLTNLLSEKNRHQKLFAAGNVQDVYPDLDGSVYEGLDMIDFLEKVLFEGEGEEENA